The DNA sequence CGCATCGCGAATTATCAACAGATATTGAAAACTAAACACCCAAAGTTTGACCTCGATCTCATAATTTCACGACAAAAAATAACAAAAGTATAATCAAGGAAAAAAAGAGCGATAAAACAATATATTTATGCGTTATTCCTGCGTTTGATGAAAACAGAAAGACCACCACACTTTGCTCGCGTGACTGATATCTTAAGTCAACTTTCTTTAGATTTTTTTCGAAGGGAAAAAAGGAATGGATATACTAATTATCAATTATTTTAATGATAAGTTGTCTGTGGTGCGAGATATCAACGGCAGCTAACGAGAGATGGATAGATCGAGGCAGAGCAAAAGATACCCTGAGAGGGTGGCAATCAAAAAGCAGGAAAAAAAACCGGGGCCTGCTTAGCCCCGGCTGTCATTCCAAGGAAAATTTCCGGATACTATGACTGTGCTGTCTTTTCCCAGGTATCGCGTAATCCTACCGTACGGTTGAACACCAGGTTTTCTGCCGTCGAGTAACGACTGTCTGCACAGAAATAGCCCTCGCGTTCAAACTGATAAGATTGTGTTGGCGCTGCAGAGACCAGTCCAGGCTCAACCACACCACGACAAATCACCAGTGAATCCGGGTTTATTGTAGTATGGAAATCATCAGCAGCCGCAGGGTTGGGAACGCTAAAAAGACGATCATATAAACGAAATTCAGCCATGTGAGCATGAGGCACTGAAACCCAGTGGATCACCCCTTTGACTTTACGTCCATCCGCTGGATCACGGCTTAAGGTGTCAGGATCGCAGTGGCATATCAGCTGTACGATATTCCCCTGCGCATCTTTTTCTACCCGCTCAGCTTTGATCACATAGGCGTTGCGCAAACGCACTTCTTTACCTAATACCAGACGCTTGTAATGTTTATTGGCTTCCTCACGAAAATCGGCCCGGTCGATATACACTTCGCGACTGAAAGGCACCTGACGATTACCCATTTCCGGACGGTTCGGATGCACAGGCATGGTCAGTATTTCTTCATGACCTTCAGGTAAATTCTCAATCACTACTTTGACAGGATCAAGCACGGCCATCGCCCGCGGTGCATTTTCATTGAGATCATCACGAATACAGGATTCCAGTGAGGCCATCTCAACAATATTCTCCTGACGAGTCACACCAATGCGGCGACAGAAATCACGAATCGAAGCAGCACTGTAGCCACGGCGCCGCAAGCCTGAGACCGTTAACATACGTGGGTCATCCCAGCCTTCAACGATTTTTTCACTGACCAGCTGTGTCAGTTTGCGTTTTGACATCACGGCATACTCCAGGTTAAGCCGTGAAAACTCATACTGACGAGGGTGAGCGTCAATGGAAATATTATCCAGTACCCAGTCATACAGACGACGATTATCCTGAAACTCCAGGGTACAAAGTGAATGTGTAATCCCTTCCAGCGCATCGGAAATGCAATGGGTGAAATCATACATCGGATAAATACACCACTTATTTCCTGTCTGGTGATGTTCGGCAAATTTTATCCGGTAGAGTACCGGATCACGCATGACAATGAAATTTGATGCCATATCGATTTTTGCCCGCAGGCAGGCTGTCCCCTCCGCGAATTCACCCTGGCGCATTTTTTCAAACAGCGTCAGATTCTCCTCAACGGAGCGATCACGCCAGGGGCTATTTTTACCCGGCGATGTCAAGGTGCCACGGTATTCACGAATCTGTTCGGGGGTAAGTTCATCTACATAAGCCAGCCCTTTACTGATCAGTTCCACGGCAAAGCTGTAGAGCTTGTCAAAATAGTCTGAAGAGTAATGTATATCACCGCTCCAGTGAAAACCTAACCACTGCACATCCTCTTTGATCGACTCGACAAACTCTAAATCCTCTTTGACCGGATTGGTATCATCGAAACGCAGATTACATTGCCCACGATAATCTTCGGCAATACCAAAGTTCAGACAGATGGATTTCGCATGCCCGATATGCAGGTAACCATTAGGTTCGGGGGGGAAACGGGTATGGACAGTAGTGTGTTTACCATCAGCCAGATCATCGTCGATGATTTGACGGATGAAATTCGTTGGGCGGGCCTCTGCCTCACTCATGTTCTATTTCCTCAGGAGTACGTTGCGTCATGTTCAGTGATGTAACGGAGTATGATCCATAAAGCGCGAAGGAGAAACAACCGTTTGTTGCAGAATACACATAAAAAAAAGGGCGGGATAATTCCCACCCTCACGGTATATCACCTGCCGGTGATATTCAGCTCTACTTTTTGATGGTGAACAGCTTGCTCTCACCAGCCACCAGAGTATCACCGGCCAGTAAGTTAATCCCCGCGTAATCATCAATATTACTGACAACCACCGGGCTGATCATTGAGCGTGCATTCGCCTGTAACCAGGGAAGATCCATGCGCAGCACTGGCTGACCTGCTGTCACTTCAGCCCCCTCTTCAACCAGACGAGTAAAACCTTCACCATTTAGTGCAACAGTATCCAGTCCCATATGAACAACCACTTCAACGCCTTCAGTGGTTTCCATACAAAAGGCATGGTTAGTGTTAAAGATTTTTACCACTGTACCGGCTGCCGGCGCAACAACTTCGGCGCTGGTTGGCTCAATGGCCAGACCATCACCTACAGCTTTGCTGGCGAAAGCTTCGTCAGGTACCTGCTCCAGTGCAACGACTTTACCACTTACCGGCGCGACCAGAGTGGCGATAACCACATCATTTTTAGCAAGGCTTGCAGCTGGTGTAGCGGGTGCAGAAGCGACTGGCGTTACAGTGCTCTCCTGCGTCAGGGGTGCAACTGCTCCCTGAGTAATTACTTTTTTCATTGCTGCAGCAACAGACTCAGCTTTGGCACCGACAATAACCTGTACTGTCTGCTTGTTCAGACGCACTACCCCTGAAGCACCAAGGCGCTTACAGGCCGCATCGTTCACCAGCGCTGAATCTTTTACTGACAGACGCAGGCGTGTGATACAGGCATCAATGATAGTCAGGTTATCTGAACCACCCACCGCGGCGGTATACTGGCGGGCCAGATCAGTCAGACCTTCTTCAGTATTACTGTTAGCCTCAGGGCCTTCTGCCATTTCGTTGGTATCTTCACGACCCGGTGTTTTCAGATTAAACAGACGAATTGCCACACTAAACAGGACGAAATAAACCGCAAAGGCAATAGCCCCCATCACCAGCAGAATCCAGACATTATTACTGGCTGCTGGCAGGTTATACATCAGTGCATAGTCAATCGCACCTGCAGAGAACGAGAAGCCTGCGTGAATATTCAGCAACGTTGCGACGTAAAGACTCAGACCTGTCAAAACGGCGTGGATGATATAGAGCACCGGTGCCAGGAACATAAACAGAAACTCAAGCGGTTCAGTTACCCCGGTCAGAAATGCTGTTACCGCCACAGACAACAACATACCTCCCACCATCGGGCGACGTGCTTTAGGTGCAGCCAGGTACATAGCCAGTGCCGCACCAGGTAAACCGAACATCATGATCGGGAAGAAGCCAGACATGAACATCCCGGCAGTGCCATCACCTGCATAAAAACGGTTGATGTCGCCATGGAAAACAGCACCGGCAGCATTGGTAAATTCACCAATCTGGAACCAGGCGATAGTATTGAGAACCTGATGTAACCCCGTAGGAATTAACAGACGGTTAACAAGGCCAAAGATACCGGCACCCAGAGCGCCTTCTTCTACAATCCACTCACCACCCGCATGGATGGCATCCTGAACAGGTGGCCAGACGTAACCCAGAATCGCCGCCAGTACCAGACAGAAGAAGCCGGTTGCAATAGGCACAAAACGCTTACCACCAAAGAAGCTGAGGAAATCAGGTAATTTTATATCAGCCCAGCGGTTGTAAGTTGCCCCGGCGATCAATCCGGTGATGATCCCGGCCAGCACACCCATGTTGATTTTGGGGTCGATGGTGACCATGGCTTTCGTCAAAATGAAATAACCTACGGCACCTGCCAGTGCGGCTGCGCCGGCGTTATCTTTAGACCATGTGGCCGCCACACCAATAGCAAAAATCAGCGCCAGATTATCGAATATTGCACCACCTGCCTGCGCAATAAACGCCAGATCTAACAGATCAGGCTGACCAAAACGCAACATAAGTGCGGCAACTGGCAGTACCGCTATAGGTAGCTGCAATGAGCGCCCTAGCCTTTGAAAAAATCCGAGTATATTCACCTTTCCCCCTAATTAGCCCTATCCAGGCCCAGAAAACTGCTGATTATTTTCTGTAACCTGTCAAATGAATAGCCACAGTATAACGATATTTCCGGATTGTAGAAAAAAATTAATTCGCTTCGCAAATTAATCTACAATAAATGTGATATCCATCACCAAAAATCACTATTTTATTGCTCTCGCTCTGGCTATTGATGTCAACTTATTTTAAGATTAAAAATAACAAGACGTACTATGCTTCATTAACGGCCAGGACACTCAAAATCTGAGGTCCTGCTCTGAATTACCCAATGATAGTACGCTTTCTCTTTTACTTTTAATGAGGTGATACATGAGACTGATTCCTCTGGCTGCTGCATCCCAGGTAGGAAAATGGGCCGCACGCCATATCGTTGCGCGGATTAACGCTTTCGCCCCAACTGCAGAACGGCCTTTTGTTCTTGGGTTACCTACTGGTGGAACACCACTTGAAGCCTACAAGAATCTCATCGAGATGCATAAAGCGGGCCAGGTTAGTTTCAAACACGTAGTTACTTTCAACATGGATGAGTATATCGGACTGCCAAAAGAGCACCCCGAAAGCTATCACAGTTTCATGCATCGTAACTTTTTCGACCACATTGATATCCCGGCTGAGAACATCAATCTGTTAGATGGAAATGCAGCCGATGTGGATGCCGAATGCCGCCGTTATGAAGAAAAAATTCGCTCTTATGGCAAAATCAACTTGTTTATGGGAGGCGTAGGCAATGACGGGCATATCGCTTTTAACGAACCCGCCTCCTCACTGGCATCCCGTACACGTATCAAAACACTGACTCATGACACGCGCATCGCCAACTCCCGTTTTTTTAATGGTGATGTTAACCAGGTACCGAAATATGCCCTGACTGTGGGGGTTGGTACACTGCTTGATGCAGAAGAAGTGATGATTCTGGTAACCGGGCATGTCAAGGCGTTAGCACTGCAGGCTGCCGTAGAAGGTAATGTCAATCATATGTGGACCATCAGTTGCCTGCAGTTGCACCCCAAAGCTGTCATTGTCTGCGATGAGCCTTCCACTATGGAATTGAAAGTCAAAACGGTTAAGTACTTCCGCGAAATGGAAGTGGAAAATATCAGGGATCTGTAAATCATCACCATCAGACATGGCAAACGGAGTAAATTTTACTCCGTATTGGTGCCGGGAGAACAATAATGTACGCTTTAGTAAATGGCCGTATCTATACCGGTCACGAAATACTGGATAACCACGCAGTGGTCATCAAAGATGACCTGATTGAATCTGTTTGTCAGCTTACTGATCTGCCTGCTGATATCACCACCCGTGATGTCAATGGTGCGCTGATTGCACCCGGTTTCATCGACCTGCAACTGAATGGCTGTGGCGGTGTACAGTTCAATGATGCACTGTCAGCCATCAGTGTTGAGACACTGGCTATCATGCAAAAAGCCAATGAAAAATCGGGTTGTACCAGCTTCCTGCCAACCCTGATCACCAGTACTGATGAGTTAATGAAACGGGCAGTCGAAGAAATGCGTGCCTGGCTGGCACAAAATGCTAATCAGGCTCTGGGGCTGCACCTTGAAGGTCCATGGCTCAATCCGCTGAAAAAGGGCACACATGATCCTGCGTTGATTCGTAAACCCACACAGGAAATGGTTGATTTTCTCTGCGCTAATGCTGATGTGGTGACCAAAATCACCCTGGCACCGGAGATGGTTGATCCGGCGGTGATTCGCCAGCTCAAAGCTGCTGGTATCATTATTTCTGCTGGCCATTCGCACGCCAGCTATCAGGAAGCGCGCCGCGGCATCAATGCCGGAATCACTTTTGCCACACACCTTTATAACGCGATGCCTGAATTAGTAGGGCGCGAACCTGGACTGATCGGTGCCATTCTGGACGCTCCGGACCTGTATTGTGGTGTTATTGCCGACGGGCTACACGTGCATTATGCCAATATCCGTAACGCCAAACAGCTGAAAAAAGATAAGCTGATATTGGTCACTGATGCCACAGCTCCTGCAGGTGCTGATATTGAACAGTTCATTTTTGCTGGCAAAACAATATACTATCGCAACGGTCTTTGTGTAGATGAAAAGGGCACCTTAAGTGGCTCAGCACTCACAATGATTGAAGCGGTAGCGAACAGCGTCGAACATGCAGGGATCGCTCTGGATGAAGCATTGCGAATGGCAACGCTTTACCCCGCACGCGCAATGGGATATGAAAACACTTTAGGGACTCTTGAAGCCGGAAAAGTCGCTAATCTGACGGTTTTCACCCGTGATTATAATATTATTTCGACCATCGTTAACGGCAACGAGGTCTTCAGCGGATAGAAATACACATGCTCACTGGCGGTCAGACTCAAATAGGAAATGTCGATCTTGTTAAACAGCTCAACAGCGCTGCTGTATATCGGTTAATTGACCAGCAAGGTCCGATATCGCGGATTCAAATAGCGGAATACAGCCACCTGGCACCCGCCAGTGTTACCAAGATTACCCGTCAGTTGATTGAGCGTGGGTTAATTAAAGAGGTCGAACAGCAGGCGTCCACAGGTGGACGCCGGGCTATCTCGATTGTCACCGAAACAAAAGCATTTAATGCTGTATGTGTCCGTCTGGGGCGTAATGATATTACGCTCAACCTCTTCGATCTGAATGGAAAATCACTGGCTGAAGAGGACTGTCCGCTTCCTGAACGTACCCGGGAAGATATTGAAATTGCGCTGTTCAGTGCCATCAGCCGGTTTTTAGAAAAAAATCAGCGCAAAATCCGCGAACTGATAGCCATTGCTGTCACGTTTCCTGGTCTGGTTGACCCCGAAAAAGGCATTGTCCACTATATGCCGCACATTGATGCTAATCACTGGACATTAGTAGACAATCTCACCCGCCGCTTCAATATTACCAGTTTTGTCGGTCATGACATCCGCAGTCTGGCTCTCGCCGAGCACTACTTTGGGGCGTCACGCGATGCAACAGATTCTGTTTTAGTGCGCGTGCACCGGGGTACCGGGGCCGGAATTATAGCTAATGGTGCCATATTCCTCGGTAATAAAGGCAATGTTGGCGAGCTTGGTCATATCCAGGTGGAACCTCTGGGCGAACGTTGCCATTGTGGTAATTTCGGTTGTCTGGAGACAATTGCCGCCAACAGTGCCGTTGAACTTCGCGTACGACAGCTTTTAGAGAAAAATTACAAAAGTAGTCTTACCGCCGAAAACTGCACCATCAGCCAGATTTGTAAAGCAGCAAATCATGGTGACCCACTGGCAATTGAAGTGATAGAGCATGTTGGACGGCATCTGGGTAAAGCGATCGCTATCACGATAAACCTCATCAATCCTGAAAAAATCGTAATCGCTGGCGAGATTACCGAAGCAGATAAGATCCTGCTGCCTGCAATTCAGGGCTGTATCAATACTCAGGCCCTGAAAGATTTCCGTACTGATCTCCCGGTAGTGCGTTCAGAAATCGATCATCGTTCAGCTATCGGTGCATTTGCTTTGGTAAAACGCGCTATGCTTAATGGCATTTTATTACAGCATCTGCTGGAAAGCTGAAACAGTTAACGAGATACGGACCCCGCTCTCAGATGGCAATCAAAAACGTTATTTGTGATATCGACGGCGTGTTAATGCACGATAACACCGCCGTTCCCGGTGCCGGTGAATTTTTGCAGCGTATTCTCAGCCGCGATATGCCACTGGTAATTTTAACTAACTATCCTTCTCAAACGGCTCAGGACCTGGCTAACCGCTTTTCCTCTGCGGGAATTGTATTACCAGAGAGTGTTTTTTACACCTCCGCTATGGCAACAGCTGATTTTCTTCGTCGTCAGGAAGGAAAAAAAGCCTATGTTGTAGGTGAAGGCGCGCTGATCCATGAGTTGTACAAAGCCGGGTTCACCATCACTGATATTAATCCTGACTTTGTGATTGTCGGTGAAACTCGCTCCTATAACTGGGAAATGATGCATAAAGCGGCCTACTTCATTGTCAATGGTGCCCGGTTTATCGCAACGAATCCGGATACCCACGGGAGAGGTTTCTCTCCGGCCTGTGGTGCACTGTGTGCCGGTATTGAGAAAATATCTGGTCGTACACCGTTTTATGTTGGTAAACCAAGTCCGTGGATAATCCGTGCTGCATTGAATAAGATGCAGGCTCACTCGGAAGAGACAGTGATTATCGGTGATAATCTTGCCACTGACATCCTCGCGGGTTTCCAGGCTGGACTGGAAACCATCCTGGTGCTTAGCGGGGTTTCATCGCTGGATGATATTGATGCTATGCCCTTTCGTCCGCGCTGGATCTACCCCTCAGTGGCAGAGATCGATATTTTCTGACGGTGACAGCCTGAGATGAAATGCCCGGAATCTGCCGGGCATTTTTTATTCACCCGGCAAGGGAAATTGAATTATATTCAAAATAAAGCCTGTTTTATTGATGATTCGCTAACATTAAAGCCTTAGTCAATGACTATTTTTCACAAAATCACTAAATTACTTGCACAAAGGTCGTATATGTCGCATTTTCTTGCTTATCGGATGATGTGAATCATTGTCTACCTTATGAATGACCGCCCTCTCCCTGTGGGAGAAGAGTAATTGAGGAGTCCATACTATGTGTTCGATTTTCGGCGTACTTGATTTAAAAACAGATCCAGCCGAACTACGTAAAAAAGCGCTGGAATTATCGCGCCTGATGCGTCACCGTGGTCCTGACTGGTCTGGCATCTATGCTAACGACCACGCGATTCTGGCGCATGAACGCCTGTCTATCGTCGACGTCAACTGCGGAGCGCAGCCTTTATATAATGCAGCGCGTACCCATGTCCTGGCGGTCAATGGCGAAATTTATAACCATCAGGCACTTCGTGAGCAACTGGGCGATCGTTATCAATTCCAGACTGGCTCAGACTGCGAAGTCATTCTTGCACTGTATCAGGAAAAAGGTATTGATTTTCTTGATGAACTGCAGGGTATGTTTGCTTTTATTCTCTATGATAGCGAAAAAAACAGCTATCTGATTGGTCGCGATCACATTGGTATTATCCCGTTGTATATGGGCAATGACGAGAACGGTAACTTGTATGTCGCCTCTGAGATGAAAGCTCTTACGCCAGTGTGCCGTTCTATCAAAGAGTTCCCGCCAGGATGCTACCTGTCGAGTACCGACGGAGAAATCCATCAGTACTGGCAGCGTGACTGGTTCAGCTATGACGCAGTTGCCGAAAACACCACTGACGCGGCAGCGCTAAAAGAAGCCCTGGAAGAGTCGGTTAAAAGTCATCTGATGTCTGACGTCCCTTATGGTGTGTTACTTTCCGGCGGACTGGATTCATCTGTCATTTCTGCCATCACCAAAAAATATGCGGCAAAAAGAGTAGAAGATCACGATAAAAGTGCAGCATGGTGGCCACAATTGCACTCGTTCGCTGTCGGTCTGGAAGGCTCTCCTGACCTGAAAGCAGCGAAAGCGGTTGCTGATCATCTCGGCACAGTACACCATGAGATCCACTTTACCGTGCAGGAAGGGCTGGATGCCATCCGTGATGTTATCTATCACATTGAAACTTACGATGTCACCACCATCCGTGCATCGACGCCAATGTATCTGATGTCACGCAAAATCAAGGCAATGGGCATCAAAATGGTACTTTCAGGTGAAGGTGCAGATGAAGTCTTTGGCGGCTATCTCTATTTTCACAAAGCACCCAATGCCCGTGAATTCCATGAAGAGAACGTACGCAAATTACAGGCTCTGCATATGTTCGACTGTGCCCGTGCCAACAAAGCAATGTCAGCATGGGGTGTGGAAGCTCGTGTTCCTTTCCTGGATAAAAAATTCCTTGATGTTGCCATGCGCATCAACCCTGCTGACAAAATGTGTGGGGCTAACGGAAAAATGGAAAAACACATATTACGTGAATGTTTTTCTGAAGAGTTACCTGAGAGCGTTGTCTGGCGTCAGAAGGAACAATTCTCTGACGGTGTAGGTTACAGCTGGATTGACACCCTAAAAGAAGTTGCCGCGGAACAAATCAGCGATCAGCAGCTGGAAACAGCCCATTTCCGTTTCCCTTACAATACGCCGACCTCAAAAGAAGCGTATCTGTACCGCGAGATCTTCACTGAACTGTTCCCGGTGGAGAGTGCTGCAGAATGCGTACCTGGCGGCCCTTCTGTCGCTTGTTCATCTGCTAAAGCAATAGAGTGGGATGAAGCATTTAAAACAATGGATGACCCATCAGGTCGTGCGGTAGGCGTGCATCTGGCGGCTTACCAATAACCGCTATCAGTAAAAGAATTAAAACGGGCCCTCTGGCCCGTTTTTTTATTTTCAGACTCTGGTTGTTCATTTCCCGTCTGATAAGTGATGATTTATTCACCATGCTGGTTACAAGCCAAACAAACAATCACTTTGCTGGCAAAAACGGTAAAAAACTTGTTGACGCTTCCTGACCAACTCCGCATAATGCGCCCCGCAATGCCGTTCACGATGGCAAATTAAGTATGGCTACGTAGCTCAGCTGGTTAGAGCACAGCACTCATAATGCTGGGGTCACAGGTTCGATTCCCGTCGTAGCCACCATTTGCGGGAGTGGCGAAATTGGTAGACGCACCAGATTTAGGTTCTGGCGCCGCAAGGTGTGCGAGTTCAAGTCTCGCCTCCCGCACCATTTTGAACAGATTGCACGGATGGGATATCGCCAAGCGGTAAGGCACCGGTTTTTGATACCGGCATTCCCTGGTTCGAATCCAGGTATCCCAGCCTTTTTTTTGCGTTATACTTTGTGAAACGGACATTGGGATATCGCCAAGCGGTAAGGCACCGGTTTTTGATACCGGCATTCCCTGGTTCGAATCCAGGTATCCCAGCCAGTTTCACCATCAGACAGTTAAATGGCTACGTAGCTCAGCTGGTTAGAGCACAGCACTCATAATGCTGGGGTCACAGGTTCGATTCCCGTCGTAGCCACCATTTTATTGGGGTATCGCCAAGCGGTAAGGCACCGGATTCTGATTCCGGCATTCCGAGGTTCGAATCCTCGTACCCCAGCCACACAGTTGTTTTGGCCAGGCCATCAGCCCGATTTATTGGGGTATCGCCAAGCGGTAAGGCACCGGATTCTGATTCCGGCATTCCGAGGTTCGAATCCTCGTACCCCAGCCAGAAAATAAAAAAACCGCTCAGGCGGTTTTTTTATTTTCTGTTCATCTGTACAAACTTCGACAGTTAAAGTCCCAACGCATAACGTAATGCCTGCTTTTTCAGTGGACCCGCATTTTCGGCCAGACGCAGTGCAATATTACGGGCAATGCGCAGTGGCGGGAATGAATGACTAAAAGAAAAATGAAAAAGATCCATACTACTCTGCATCAGCTGGTTATCACGCCATCTTCTGTGCTGATAACGCTGCAATACCTCTTCTGAGTACCACGTCTGGCCGTTGTCACGTGCTGTGGTAAGAGTATCCAGAAGTGCGCTGACATCACGATAGCCAAGATTCACTCCCTGCCCCGCTAACGGATTGATGGTATGTGCAGCATCGCCGACTAACGCCAGTCCAGGCAACACATAACGCCGTGCGTGACGACGAGTTAAGGCGAATCCACCCGCTTGCAAAGGTGTCACCTGCCCGATTCGCTCGGGGAAATGATGATGAATTTCCCGTGCCAATTGTGGCATCGATAAGCTCTGCAACTGACGGATACGCGCAGGATGGTCATACCAAACCAGCGAAGCGTGGTTACCCGCTAAAGGCAACAATGCCCTTGGCCCCTGCGGGGTAAATTGCTGCCAGGTACACTCTCCCGCTTCTTTTTCCAGCACGGCAGAGATCAACATACATGATTGCGCATATTGCCAGCCATGAATGCCAATCCCAGCCAGCTGACGGACGCGTGACGCCGCACCGTCTGCCCCTACCACCAGGCGTGCAAACAGCGTATCCCCATTTTCCAGAGTAAGTTGCCATCCCTCGCCGGTATAGTGCATCTGTCGTAATGAGGCAGGCGTGATTATCGTCACGGGCTGCTGGTTGAGCTGTTGCCACAATGCTCGCTGAATGACGTTATTTTCCACCATATAGCCAAGCTCAGATAATCCCAGCGCTGTCGCATCAAAGCTGACCGTGCTGCCTGGCTCCTCCCATGTTTCCAGCCGACGATAGGGCCAGCATCGCATCGCTTCTGCGTCTGACCAGGCTCCCAGTTGCTGCAACAATCTGACAGATGACAAACCAATAGCAGATATCCGCAAATCATAGGGGGATTGTGGATCAAAGACTGGTGCACGCTGCTTATCGAGCAATGCGACAGAAAATTGCCTGGCGGCTAATCCGCTGGCCAGCGCCGCGCCGACCATCCCGCCGCCAACAATCGCGATATCATATTCTGAGACAGGTTGCGTCATTCACTTATCCATTAACCAGAGAAGAGGTGTTGCTTTCAGGGGGCATCAGTGTAGCGGATTTTTATCTCTTGTACGGCATTTACAATCAGAAAAGTCGCTGCTCTGGCCTCCGGTGCAGCAAAGCATTACAATAGCAAGAAAGCGCACTTTTTGTATGACTAATGGCCCGTTGATGACTAAAAAATTACATATTAAAACCTGGGGTTGCCAGATGAATGAGTATGATTCATCGAAAATGGCCGATCTCCTGAACAGTACGCATGGATTCACCCTGACCGAGAATGCTGAAGAAGCTGATGTTTTGCTGCTCAACACCTGTTCAATTCGTGAAAAGGCCCAGGAGAAAGTGTTTCATCAACTAGGCCGCTGGCGCACACTGAAAGCACACAATCCTGATCTGATCATTGGTGTCGGGGGATGCGTAGCTTCACAAGAGGGTGAGCATATTCGCGAACGGGCCAGCTACGTTGATATTATCTTCGGCCCTCAAACACTGCATCGTCTGCCGGAAATGATCAACACGGTCCGGGGGTCAAAAAGCCCGGTGGTCGATATCAGTTTTCCTGAAATTGAAAAGTTTGATCGCTTACCCGAACCGCGAGCTGATGGCCCCTCCGCTTTTGTCTCCATTATGGAGGGTTGCAACAAGTACTGCACATTCTGCGTGGTGCCTTACACGCGTGGCGAAGAGGTGAGTCGTCCTTGTGATGATATTTTGTTTGAAATAGCCCAGCTGGCTGAGCAAGGTGTTCGTGAAGTTAATCTGTTAGGGCAAAATGTTAATGCCTATCGGGGCGAAACTTTCGATGGTGAGCTCTGCACTTTCGCTGATCTGCTGCGACTGGTCGCGGCGATAGATGGCATTGACAGGATCCGTTTCACAACCAGTCATCCTATTGAATTTACAGATGATATAATTGAAGTTTATCGTGACACACCTGAACTGGTAAGTTTTTTGCACTTGCCGGTACAAAGTGGTGCTGACAGAATTCTTACTTTGATGAAACGCGCCCATACGGCACTGGAATACAAGGCTATCATCCGTAAGCTGATTGCTGCCCGTCCTGACATTCAG is a window from the Erwinia sp. genome containing:
- the miaB gene encoding tRNA-2-methylthio-N(6)-dimethylallyladenosine synthase (ID:JIFNMEKO_02150;~source:Prodigal:2.6), whose translation is MTNGPLMTKKLHIKTWGCQMNEYDSSKMADLLNSTHGFTLTENAEEADVLLLNTCSIREKAQEKVFHQLGRWRTLKAHNPDLIIGVGGCVASQEGEHIRERASYVDIIFGPQTLHRLPEMINTVRGSKSPVVDISFPEIEKFDRLPEPRADGPSAFVSIMEGCNKYCTFCVVPYTRGEEVSRPCDDILFEIAQLAEQGVREVNLLGQNVNAYRGETFDGELCTFADLLRLVAAIDGIDRIRFTTSHPIEFTDDIIEVYRDTPELVSFLHLPVQSGADRILTLMKRAHTALEYKAIIRKLIAARPDIQISSDFIIGFPGETQRDFEQTMKLIADVNFDMSFSFIYSARPGTPAADLPDDVTEDEKKQRLWILQERINQQAMAWSRRMLGTVQRVLVEGTSRKNLMELSGRTENNRVVNFEGIPAMIGKFVDVEIVDVYPNSLRGVIVKTEDQMGLRSIETPASVIARTRKENELGVGLYQP